One segment of Rosa chinensis cultivar Old Blush chromosome 6, RchiOBHm-V2, whole genome shotgun sequence DNA contains the following:
- the LOC112172115 gene encoding nucleobase-ascorbate transporter 3, with translation MEKMVETGHSHNHNHNPPPPTAPPPARLPLGAARGPLWTPTEQLHQLQYCIHSNPSWPETFLLAFQHYIVMLGSIVLIASTLVPRMGGDHGDKARVIQTLLFMSAINTLLQTFFGSRLPTVMNPSFAYMLPVSSIINDYSNRTFKSEHERFEVTMRTIQGSLIVSSFVNIFIGYSRAWGSCTKRFSPIVIVPVVCVVGLGLFARGFPLLANCVELGLPMLILLVITQQYLRRIIPRAHAMLERYALLLCVGIVWSFAAILTEAGTYNNVGEQTKQSCRTDHSYLITSAPWIRISYPFQWGAPIFRASHVFGMMGAAIVTTAETTGTLFAAARLSGATPPPAHVLSSSIGLQGIGMLLEGIFGAAVGTTASVENVGLLGLTHIGSRRVVQISTAFMFFFSIFGKFGAFFASIPLPIFAAIYCVLFGIVAAVGITFMQFVNNNSLRNMYVVGLSLFLGISIPQYFITTTTADGVGPVRTDGIWFDDWLNTVFSSSPTVAIIVGTLLDNTLDAKSAFDDRGLGWWKPFQHRNGDVRNEEFYSLPLRIREYLPSRYL, from the exons ATGGAGAAGATGGTGGAAACAGGACACAGCCACAACCACAACCACAATCCGCCACCTCCGACGGCTCCACCGCCTGCTCGTCTACCGCTTGGAGCGGCAAGGGGCCCGTTATGGACTCCAACAGAGCAACTCCACCAGCTTCAGTATTGCATCCACTCCAATCCCTCTTGGC CGGAGACATTCTTACTGGCTTTTCAGCACTATATTGTCATGCTTGGATCTATAGTTTTGATTGCCAGTACACTTGTGCCTCGGATGGGTGGGGATCAT GGTGATAAAGCTCGCGTTATTCAGACGTTGCTTTTCATGTCAGCAATAAACACCTTGCTTCAAACTTTTTTTGGATCAAGGCTTCCAACAGTGATGAATCCCTCATTTGCTTATATGCTACCAGTGTCGTCGATCATTAATGATTACTCTAATAGGACTTTTAAAAGTGAACATGAG AGATTTGAGGTCACAATGAGAACGATTCAAGGATCCCTTATTGTATCTTCCTTCGTCAACATCTTCATTGGCTATAGTAGAGCATGGGGAAGCTGTACAAA GCGCTTTAGTCCCATTGTTATCGTGCCAGTGGTTTGTGTGGTTGGTCTTGGTCTTTTCGCGAGGGGCTTTCCACTT CTTGCTAATTGTGTGGAGCTTGGCCTGCCTATGCTGATACTGCTGGTCATTACCCAACAG TATCTGAGGCGCATTATTCCTAGAGCACATGCCATGCTTGAGAGGTATGCTTTGCTTCTCTGCGTTGGGATTGTCTGGTCATTTGCTGCTATCCTCACTGAGGCTGGTACTTATAACAATGTTGGAGAGCAGACTAAACAAAGTTGCCGTACAGATCACTCTTACCTTATAACCTCTGCTCCTTG GATTAGAATCTCATATCCATTTCAGTGGGGTGCACCCATATTCAGAGCAAGCCATGTCTTTGGGATGATGGGAGCAGCAATTGTCACAACTGCAGAG ACAACTGGAACATTGTTTGCAGCAGCACGGCTTTCAGGTGCTACCCCCCCTCCAGCACACGTCTTGAGCAGCAGCATTGGCCTACAG GGTATTGGCATGCTGCTTGAAGGAATATTTGGTGCTGCTGTTGGTACCACTGCATCAGT AGAAAATGTGGGCCTGCTTGGATTGACACACATAGGGAGCAGGAGAGTAGTGCAGATATCAACTGCTTTCATGTTCTTCTTCTCTATATTTG GGAAGTTTGGTGCTTTCTTTGCATCTATTCCCTTACCAATCTTCGCCGCTATATACTGTGTTTTATTTGGGATTGTTG CTGCTGTTGGGATCACTTTCATGCAGTTTGTGAATAATAATTCCTTAAGAAACATGTACGTTGTGGGGCTTTCCCTGTTTCTTGGGATATCAATACCTCAATATTTTATCACGACCACAACTGCAGATGGTGTCGGACCAGTTAGAACAGATGGTATATGG TTTGACGATTGGTTGAACACAGTCTTCTCTTCGAGCCCGACAGTGGCAATCATCGTCGGGACGCTGCTTGACAACACGCTCGACGCCAAGTCTGCATTTGATGACAGAGGGCTTGGATGGTGGAAGCCGTTCCAGCACAGGAATGGAGATGTTAGAAATGAAGAATTTTATAGCCTTCCTCTTAGAATACGGGAGTATCTCCCCAGTAGATATCTCTGA
- the LOC112172114 gene encoding probable disease resistance protein At4g33300 isoform X1: protein MAVADFFAGEIITELLKNLIAISKKSWQFKDSANGLKDSIEQLLPIIQEIKYSGVELPAIRQFQLDRISETLRKGHELAHKVLLSSRYNIYKNLQYARKMETIEKTVAKFIQGPLQAHILADVHHIRFQTTERFDRLEGSSYRLEQTLGAMKIGACSGGGGVSWVEEAVRRVEEEGRMQWESSSELVLGLGFGLKKVKEMVLGTDDLFVGISGIGGSGKTTLVKELIKDDHVRSYFGERILFLTVSQSPDTEDLKAKILGFIMGNQVLSPSSVLPQMNFQFEWRNPTKTLVVLDDVWSLSTLQPLLFNIPGCKTLVVSRFKFQTVTKTTYDVELLGEDEAVSLFCHSAFGQKFIPPGADKKLVKQIVDECKRLPLALKVIGSSLRDQPEMIWANASKRLSRGESIGESHENNLLDRMAISVKCLSPRVRECFLDLGAFPEDKKIPLDVLINIWVETHDHIDEEQAFAILHELSDKNLVTLVKDARDGDIYSSCYDISVTQHDVLRDLALHLSNNGSVNQRSRLLMPRREIELPREWDRHSDEPFQARIVSIHTGEMTEMDWFEMEFPKAEVLILNFASNEYLLPPFIRNMPKLKALILINYSAFNAILHGFSVLSNLGNLRSLWLEKVSVPPLSPATFPSKKLRKISLILCKINNSLDQSVFPRLLELTIDHCDDLFELPASICWMHMLNNLSITNCHHLWQLPVDLSKLKSLQILRLYACPYLQKLPPDICELCCLKYLNISQCCSLRGLPLDIGKLASLEKIDMRECSQIRNLPNSTAALPSLGRVVCDEEISWFWKKALPDLHVQVAEKRFDLDWLDE, encoded by the exons ATGGCAGTTGCAGACTTCTTCGCCGGAGAGATTATCACGGAGCTCCTGAAGAACCTGATAGCCATATCCAAAAAATCATGGCAGTTCAAAGACAGCGCCAACGGCCTCAAAGACTCCATAGAACAGCTCCTCCCCATAATCCAAGAAATCAAGTACTCCGGCGTCGAGTTGCCGGCCATCCGCCAGTTTCAGCTCGACCGTATCTCGGAGACTCTCCGGAAGGGACATGAGCTGGCCCACAAGGTCCTCCTCTCCTCTCGCTACAACATTTACAAGAACCTCCAATATGCCCGCAAGATGGAGACGATCGAAAAGACCGTCGCCAAGTTCATCCAGGGCCCATTGCAGGCCCATATCTTGGCCGACGTCCACCACATAAGGTTCCAGACCACCGAGCGCTTCGACCGCCTTGAAGGCTCCAGCTACCGCCTGGAGCAGACGCTCGGCGCTATGAAGATTGGAGCTTGCAGTGGCGGCGGAGGTGTGTCGTGGGTGGAAGAGGCTGTGAGGCGCGTGGAGGAGGAGGGTCGGATGCAATGGGAGAGCAGCAGTGAGTTGGTTTTGGGCTTGGGTTTCGGGTTGAAGAAAGTCAAGGAAATGGTTCTTGGTACAGATGACTTGTTCGTTGGGATTAGTGGGATTGGCGGCTCGGGAAAAACCACTCTCGTTAAGGAGTTGATTAAGGATGATCATGTTCGAT CTTACTTTGGCGAGAGAATCCTGTTCCTAACGGTGTCACAATCTCCGGATACAGAGGATTTGAAGGCCAAGATCTTAGGGTTCATTATGGGGAATCAAGTTTTGAGTCCCAGTTCTGTGCTTCCTCAAATGAACTTTCAGTTTGAATGGAGAAACCCAACAAAGACCCTGGTGGTTTTGGATGATGTTTGGTCACTTTCAACGCTTCAGCCACTGCTTTTCAACATTCCTGGTTGTAAAACCCTTGTGGTTTCACGTTTCAAATTCCAAACAGTAACAAAAACCACCTATGACGTGGAGTTGCTGGGTGAAGATGAAGCAGTCTCTCTGTTTTGCCATTCTGCTTTTGGCCAAAAGTTCATTCCTCCTGGTGCTGATAAGAAATTGGTCAAGCAG ATTGTTGATGAGTGTAAGAGGCTTCCTTTGGCTCTCAAAGTGATTGGGTCTTCTTTACGAGACCAGCCTGAAATGATTTGGGCAAATGCAAGCAAAAGGTTGTCACGAGGGGAAAGCATCGGCGAGTCGCATGAAAACAACCTACTTGATCGGATGGCAATCAGTGTGAAATGCTTAAGCCCCAGAGTCAGGGAATGTTTCCTGGATTTGGGTGCCTTTCCAGAAGACAAGAAGATCCCACTGGATGTTCTTATCAACATTTGGGTTGAAACCCATGATCACATTGATGAAGAACAAGCCTTTGCTATTCTTCACGAGCTTTCGGACAAGAATCTTGTCACCCTAGTAAAAGATGCAAG AGATGGAGACATATATAGCAGTTGCTATGACATCTCAGTTACACAACATGATGTCTTGCGAGACCTTGCTCTTCATTTGAGTAATAATGGCTCTGTAAATCAACGCAGCCGATTACTGATGCCAAGAAGAGAGATAGAACTTCCAAGAGAATGGGACAGGCATTCTGATGAACCATTTCAAGCTCGAATTGTGTCAATTCATACAG GTGAAATGACAGAGATGGATTGGTTCGAGATGGAATTCCCCAAGGCTGAAGTGCTCATCTTGAATTTCGCCTCCAACGAGTACTTGTTACCTCCTTTTATTCGTAACATGCCAAAGTTGAAGGCATTGATCTTGATAAATTACAGTGCATTCAATGCAATTCTCCATGGTTTTTCTGTCTTGTCAAATTTGGGCAACTTGAGAAGCCTATGGCTTGAAAAAGTCTCAGTGCCTCCCTTATCCCCTGCTACCTTCCCTTCCAAAAAATTACGCAAGATTTCGTTAATCTTGTGTAAGATTAATAACAGCCTCGATCAATCAGTATTTCCTCGGCTCTTAGAACTCACAATTGATCATTGTGATGATTTGTTCGAGCTACCTGCAAGCATTTGTTGGATGCATATGCTTAACAATCTAAGCATAACCAACTGTCACCATCTATGGCAACTGCCAGTGGATTTAAGTAAGCTGAAATCTCTACAAATCCTAAGGCTATATGCGTGCCCATATCTGCAAAAACTTCCTCCTGACATTTGTGAGCTCTGTTGCTTGAAGTATCTAAACATTTCCCAATGCTGTAGTTTGAGGGGCCTTCCCTTAGACATTGGTAAGTTGGCAAGTTTGGAAAAGATTGACATGAGGGAATGCTCACAAATCAGGAACCTTCCAAATTCTACAGCAGCTTTACCATCTCTTGGTCGTGTAGTATGTGATGAAGAGATTTCTTGGTTCTGGAAGAAGGCATTGCCAGACCTTCATGTTCAGGTTGCAGAGAAACGTTTCGATCTTGACTGGCTTGATGAGTGA
- the LOC112172116 gene encoding serpin-ZX, whose amino-acid sequence MDLRASIANQTDVGLGITKKLLQTEGKDKNVVYSPLSIHVVLSLIAAGSKGPTQEQLLSFLKSTVAGDLNSFASELVAVIFADGSPTGGPRLSFANGIWVDKPLPFKPPFKEVVNTAYKAALKQVDFQTKAAEVAAGVNLWAEKETSGLIKEVLPVGSIDSSTRLIFANALYFKGAWNEKFEASFTKESDFHLLDGSKVQAPFMTSKKKQFLSAYNDFKVLGLPYKQGEDKRRFSMHIFLPDAKDGLPALIEKVGSGSGFLERHLPYEQVAVSDFKLPKFKISFGFEASNLLKGLGLVLPFSGEGGLTEMVDSPVGQNLYVSSIFHKSFIEVNEEGTEAAAASAGVIKLRGMPKTIDFVADHPFLFLIKEEMTGTVLFIGHVLNPLAD is encoded by the exons ATGGATCTTAGAGCATCGATCGCGAACCAGACCGACGTCGGTTTGGGGATCACGAAGAAGCTGCTTCAGACCGAAGGCAAGGACAAGAACGTGGTCTACTCGCCGCTGTCCATCCACGTGGTGCTGAGCCTGATCGCCGCTGGCTCCAAGGGTCCCACACAGGAGCAGCTTCTCTCTTTCCTCAAGTCCACCGTTGCCGGCGACCTCAACTCCTTCGCCTCCGAGCTCGTCGCCGTGATCTTCGCCGACGGGTCACCCACGGGCGGTCCGCGGTTGTCGTTTGCCAATGGCATTTGGGTGGACAAGCCTCTGCCTTTCAAGCCTCCGTTCAAGGAGGTGGTGAACACTGCTTACAAGGCCGCTCTGAAGCAAGTCGATTTCCAGACCAAA GCTGCTGAAGTGGCTGCTGGAGTGAATTTGTGGGCTGAGAAGGAGACTAGTGGCCTTATTAAAGAGGTTCTTCCTGTTGGGTCGATTGACAGCTCAACCAGGCTCATCTTTGCAAATGCATTATActtcaagggagcttggaatgAAAAGTTTGAGGCATCATTCACAAAAGAGTCAGACTTCCACCTTCTTGATGGGAGCAAAGTTCAGGCACCGTTTATGACCAGCAAGAAGAAGCAGTTTTTAAGCGCCTATAACGATTTCAAAGTCTTGGGGCTTCCATACAAACAAGGGGAAGACAAGCGGCGCTTCTCCATGCACATCTTTCTTCCAGATGCCAAAGATGGGCTGCCTGCATTGATTGAGAAAGTTGGTTCTGGATCAGGGTTCTTAGAGCGACATCTTCCCTATGAACAAGTTGCAGTGAGTGACTTCAAACTCCCAAAGTTCAAgatatcttttggttttgaagctTCCAATTTACTGAAGGGTTTAGGACTGGTCTTGCCTTTCAGTGGTGAAGGAGGTTTGACAGAGATGGTGGACTCTCCTGTGGGTCAGAACCTATACGTATCCAGCATATTCCACAAATCCTTCATTGAAGTAAATGAAGAAGGTACAGAAGCAGCAGCTGCCTCTGCTGGTGTTATAAAACTGAGGGGTATGCCTAAAACCATAGACTTTGTGGCTGACCACCCATTCCTCTTCCTCATCAAAGAAGAAATGACTGGAACCGTGCTGTTCATCGGGCATGTGCTCAATCCCCTTGCAGACTGA
- the LOC112172114 gene encoding probable disease resistance protein At4g33300 isoform X2, giving the protein MAVADFFAGEIITELLKNLIAISKKSWQFKDSANGLKDSIEQLLPIIQEIKYSGVELPAIRQFQLDRISETLRKGHELAHKVLLSSRYNIYKNLQYARKMETIEKTVAKFIQGPLQAHILADVHHIRFQTTERFDRLEGSSYRLEQTLGAMKIGACSGGGGVSWVEEAVRRVEEEGRMQWESSSELVLGLGFGLKKVKEMVLGTDDLFVGISGIGGSGKTTLVKELIKDDHVRSYFGERILFLTVSQSPDTEDLKAKILGFIMGNQVLSPSSVLPQMNFQFEWRNPTKTLVVLDDVWSLSTLQPLLFNIPGCKTLVVSRFKFQTVTKTTYDVELLGEDEAVSLFCHSAFGQKFIPPGADKKLVKQIVDECKRLPLALKVIGSSLRDQPEMIWANASKRLSRGESIGESHENNLLDRMAISVKCLSPRVRECFLDLGAFPEDKKIPLDVLINIWVETHDHIDEEQAFAILHELSDKNLVTLVKDASCYDISVTQHDVLRDLALHLSNNGSVNQRSRLLMPRREIELPREWDRHSDEPFQARIVSIHTGEMTEMDWFEMEFPKAEVLILNFASNEYLLPPFIRNMPKLKALILINYSAFNAILHGFSVLSNLGNLRSLWLEKVSVPPLSPATFPSKKLRKISLILCKINNSLDQSVFPRLLELTIDHCDDLFELPASICWMHMLNNLSITNCHHLWQLPVDLSKLKSLQILRLYACPYLQKLPPDICELCCLKYLNISQCCSLRGLPLDIGKLASLEKIDMRECSQIRNLPNSTAALPSLGRVVCDEEISWFWKKALPDLHVQVAEKRFDLDWLDE; this is encoded by the exons ATGGCAGTTGCAGACTTCTTCGCCGGAGAGATTATCACGGAGCTCCTGAAGAACCTGATAGCCATATCCAAAAAATCATGGCAGTTCAAAGACAGCGCCAACGGCCTCAAAGACTCCATAGAACAGCTCCTCCCCATAATCCAAGAAATCAAGTACTCCGGCGTCGAGTTGCCGGCCATCCGCCAGTTTCAGCTCGACCGTATCTCGGAGACTCTCCGGAAGGGACATGAGCTGGCCCACAAGGTCCTCCTCTCCTCTCGCTACAACATTTACAAGAACCTCCAATATGCCCGCAAGATGGAGACGATCGAAAAGACCGTCGCCAAGTTCATCCAGGGCCCATTGCAGGCCCATATCTTGGCCGACGTCCACCACATAAGGTTCCAGACCACCGAGCGCTTCGACCGCCTTGAAGGCTCCAGCTACCGCCTGGAGCAGACGCTCGGCGCTATGAAGATTGGAGCTTGCAGTGGCGGCGGAGGTGTGTCGTGGGTGGAAGAGGCTGTGAGGCGCGTGGAGGAGGAGGGTCGGATGCAATGGGAGAGCAGCAGTGAGTTGGTTTTGGGCTTGGGTTTCGGGTTGAAGAAAGTCAAGGAAATGGTTCTTGGTACAGATGACTTGTTCGTTGGGATTAGTGGGATTGGCGGCTCGGGAAAAACCACTCTCGTTAAGGAGTTGATTAAGGATGATCATGTTCGAT CTTACTTTGGCGAGAGAATCCTGTTCCTAACGGTGTCACAATCTCCGGATACAGAGGATTTGAAGGCCAAGATCTTAGGGTTCATTATGGGGAATCAAGTTTTGAGTCCCAGTTCTGTGCTTCCTCAAATGAACTTTCAGTTTGAATGGAGAAACCCAACAAAGACCCTGGTGGTTTTGGATGATGTTTGGTCACTTTCAACGCTTCAGCCACTGCTTTTCAACATTCCTGGTTGTAAAACCCTTGTGGTTTCACGTTTCAAATTCCAAACAGTAACAAAAACCACCTATGACGTGGAGTTGCTGGGTGAAGATGAAGCAGTCTCTCTGTTTTGCCATTCTGCTTTTGGCCAAAAGTTCATTCCTCCTGGTGCTGATAAGAAATTGGTCAAGCAG ATTGTTGATGAGTGTAAGAGGCTTCCTTTGGCTCTCAAAGTGATTGGGTCTTCTTTACGAGACCAGCCTGAAATGATTTGGGCAAATGCAAGCAAAAGGTTGTCACGAGGGGAAAGCATCGGCGAGTCGCATGAAAACAACCTACTTGATCGGATGGCAATCAGTGTGAAATGCTTAAGCCCCAGAGTCAGGGAATGTTTCCTGGATTTGGGTGCCTTTCCAGAAGACAAGAAGATCCCACTGGATGTTCTTATCAACATTTGGGTTGAAACCCATGATCACATTGATGAAGAACAAGCCTTTGCTATTCTTCACGAGCTTTCGGACAAGAATCTTGTCACCCTAGTAAAAGATGCAAG TTGCTATGACATCTCAGTTACACAACATGATGTCTTGCGAGACCTTGCTCTTCATTTGAGTAATAATGGCTCTGTAAATCAACGCAGCCGATTACTGATGCCAAGAAGAGAGATAGAACTTCCAAGAGAATGGGACAGGCATTCTGATGAACCATTTCAAGCTCGAATTGTGTCAATTCATACAG GTGAAATGACAGAGATGGATTGGTTCGAGATGGAATTCCCCAAGGCTGAAGTGCTCATCTTGAATTTCGCCTCCAACGAGTACTTGTTACCTCCTTTTATTCGTAACATGCCAAAGTTGAAGGCATTGATCTTGATAAATTACAGTGCATTCAATGCAATTCTCCATGGTTTTTCTGTCTTGTCAAATTTGGGCAACTTGAGAAGCCTATGGCTTGAAAAAGTCTCAGTGCCTCCCTTATCCCCTGCTACCTTCCCTTCCAAAAAATTACGCAAGATTTCGTTAATCTTGTGTAAGATTAATAACAGCCTCGATCAATCAGTATTTCCTCGGCTCTTAGAACTCACAATTGATCATTGTGATGATTTGTTCGAGCTACCTGCAAGCATTTGTTGGATGCATATGCTTAACAATCTAAGCATAACCAACTGTCACCATCTATGGCAACTGCCAGTGGATTTAAGTAAGCTGAAATCTCTACAAATCCTAAGGCTATATGCGTGCCCATATCTGCAAAAACTTCCTCCTGACATTTGTGAGCTCTGTTGCTTGAAGTATCTAAACATTTCCCAATGCTGTAGTTTGAGGGGCCTTCCCTTAGACATTGGTAAGTTGGCAAGTTTGGAAAAGATTGACATGAGGGAATGCTCACAAATCAGGAACCTTCCAAATTCTACAGCAGCTTTACCATCTCTTGGTCGTGTAGTATGTGATGAAGAGATTTCTTGGTTCTGGAAGAAGGCATTGCCAGACCTTCATGTTCAGGTTGCAGAGAAACGTTTCGATCTTGACTGGCTTGATGAGTGA